A region of Tachyglossus aculeatus isolate mTacAcu1 chromosome X4, mTacAcu1.pri, whole genome shotgun sequence DNA encodes the following proteins:
- the RMI1 gene encoding recQ-mediated genome instability protein 1, translating to MNVSGIAQRVETWLSATWHVKVPGAWLDACINWIQGENGVNLTQAQMNKQVFTQWLFTDLRDLEFPILPNDILDFPKGELNGFYSLQLNAVIDISQPAYSQIQKLRGKNTTNEQVTAETQAPPKPWEVKPERVLMLHITDGVVQIQGMEYQPIPALHSSLIPGTKILLHGRIEYRLGILLLKPENVKVLGGEVDILLKEYSQERVLARLIGEPEPPDPDSPDNKEPDNSESVVGSEKVLEPSDEELLASLENADGFVATSIGDTSNHMRPLLNDERSKQGFAVSLSKVETLIPSSNFSDGNSDDFSLEEALLLEEAVEKEHLQVEGKQPVAGNRSVDKPEWRVSPKPSVSPKPSISHDSSIYTAKASGWNERIVPDLMKDQSFEYPSARDKICSSVLAIESDVQQPQDSMTKTKKCKEADKVIGNPKKYILNDEEPNTELVNLEPGKSSQINVHHDHHKLAGSLQSSESNTSPVVDLDSPPFTYIFLLLAKKPDQITTIKVKAFIVTLTGSLKCCQGFWSLTAKISDGTAYLDVYLADEILTSLIGFSVTELKQYKKSPNLHQKLKKALEQCQRELIDLCCVMTITYNPSLGKAKVVALRDVNLQDLENLKKRLNK from the coding sequence ATGAATGTATCTGGAATTGCACAAAGAGTAGAAACTTGGCTTTCAGCTACATGGCATGTTAAAGTACCTGGGGCTTGGCTGGATGCTTGTATTAACTGGATCCAAGGAGAAAATGGTGTTAATTTGACTCAGGCTCAGATGAACAAACAAGTCTTTACACAATGGCTATTTACTGACCTGCGAGATTTGGAATTTCCCATTTTACCTAATGACATTTTAGACTTTCCAAAAGGGGAACTGAATGGTTTTTATTCTCTACAGTTGAATGCAGTAATCGATATCAGTCAACCTGCATATTCCCAGATACAGAAATTGCGAGGAAAGAACACAACGAATGAGCAAGTCACAGCTGAGACCCAAGCACCCCCAAAGCCCTGGGAAGTAAAGCCTGAAAGGGTGTTAATGCTACATATTACTGATGGGGTGGTACAAATTCAGGGCATGGAATATCAACCCATTCCTGCTCTTCATAGCAGTCTTATTCCAGGAACAAAAATTCTCCTTCATGGAAGAATTGAGTACCGCCTTGGTATTCTTTTGCTCAAACCAGAAAATGTGAAAGTGTTAGGGGGGGAAGTGGACATCCTTCTAAAAGAATATTCTCAGGAAAGGGTCTTGGCAAGATTAATTGGCGAACCAGAGCCCCCAGATCCAGATAGTCCAGATAATAAAGAGCCAGACAATTCTGAGTCCGTGGTTGGATCAGAGAAAGTTTTAGAACCTTCAGATGAAGAACTTTTAGCAAGTCTAGAAAACGCCGATGGGTTTGTGGCAACGAGTATCGGTGACACCTCCAACCATATGAGACCACTTTTGAATGATGAAAGGTCCAAGCAAGGATTTGCAGTCAGCTTGTCAAAGGTGGAGACTCTCATTCCATCCTCAAACTTCTCCGATGGAAATTCAGATGACTTTTCATTAGAGGAAGCCTTGCTGTTAGAGGAGGCTGTCGAGAAAGAACACCTACAGGTTGAGGGAAAACAGCCAGTAGCCGGAAACAGAAGTGTTGACAAACCCGAGTGGAGAGTTTCACCCAAACCCAGTGTTTCACCCAAACCCAGTATTTCACATGATTCTTCGATTTACACAGCTAAAGCGAGTGGCTGGAATGAAAGGATTGTACCCGATCTCATGAAAGACCAATCCTTTGAGTATCCATCTGCTAGAGATAAAATTTGTAGCAGCGTTTTGGCAATTGAGAGTGATGTGCAACAGCCCCAGGATTCCATGACTAAAACTAAGAAGTGTAAAGAGGCAGATAAAGTGATCGGCAATCCaaagaaatacattttaaatGATGAAGAACCAAATACAGAGCTAGTCAATCTTGAACCAGGAAAATCTTCCCAGATTAATGTTCACCATGATCACCACAAACTAGCTGGGTCTCTTCAATCATCAGAGAGCAACACTAGTCCTGTTGTAGATTTGGATTCTCCACCTTTTACCTATATTTTTCTTCTACTTGCCAAAAAGCCAGACCAAATTACAACAATAAAAGTCAAAGCATTTATTGTAACCCTAACTGGAAGTCTCAAATGTTGCCAGGGGTTTTGGAGCTTAACAGCCAAAATCTCTGATGGTACTGCATATCTTGACGTGTATTTGGCAGATGAAATACTAACAAGTTTAATTGGATTTTCAGTGACAGAACTGAAACAGTATAAGAAAAGTCCCAATCTTCATCAAAAATTGAAGAAGGCCTTAGAGCAGTGTCAAAGAGAACTAATAGATCTTTGCTGTGTGATGACCATTACATATAATCCCTCACTGGGTAAAGCTAAGGTAGTAGCTCTACGTGATGTAAATTTGCAAGACCTGGAAAACTTAAAGAAGCGTTTGAATAAATAA